From Triticum urartu cultivar G1812 chromosome 2, Tu2.1, whole genome shotgun sequence, a single genomic window includes:
- the LOC125534929 gene encoding uncharacterized protein LOC125534929 isoform X2, whose amino-acid sequence MMMGTDVCSSRMLSLPRYESGDEELTVLPRHTKVVVTGNNRTKSVLVGLQGVVKKAVGLGGWHWLVLKNGVEVKLQRNALSVLEAPTGNEDDDEIDGSNNSFCGSFDMGDKDMNYSSIEYQKPTKPRVRHTRPWSSCTTTSSSRANNLHSTSKLRARVNLTKLGTPTLWRYWKHFNLVSMNPTPSEEQLFHGVQQHFQSQQLDELQVILGFIQTAKRLKTLYKNNS is encoded by the exons ATGATGATGGGGACCGATGTGTGTTCTTCGCGGATGCTGTCGCTGCCCCGTTACGAGAGCGGCGACGAGGAGCTCACCGTGCTGCCCAGGCACACCAAGGTTGTCGTCACCGGTAACAACCGAACAAAGTCCGTGCTGGTCGGCCTGCAGGGTGTGGTCAAGAAGGCTGTTGGCCTTGGAGGATGGCACTGGCTG GTTCTCAAGAATGGTGTGGAGGTGAAGTTGCAGAGGAATGCCCTCAGTGTCTTGGAAGCTCCGACTGGCAACGAGGACGATGATGAGATCGACGGCAGTAACAACTCGTTCTGCGGCAGCTTTGACATGGGAGACAAAGACATGAACTACT CAAGCATCGAGTACCAGAAGCCAACAAAGCCAAGGGTCCGGCACACAAGGCCATGGTCTTCCTGCACGACGACGTCCAGCAGCCGGGCCAACAACCTTCACTCGACTTCGAAGCTGCGAGCG aGAGTGAACCTGACAAAGCTTGGAACACCCACACTATGGAGATACTGGAAGCACTTCAACCTT GTGAGCATGAACCCGACTCCATCAGAGGAGCAGCTGTTCCATGGGGTCCAGCAGCATTTCCAGTCCCAG CAATTGGATGAGTTGCAGGTGATCTTGGGGTTCATCCAGACGGCGAAGAGGCTCAAGACCCTGTACAAGAACAACTCCTAG
- the LOC125534929 gene encoding uncharacterized protein LOC125534929 isoform X1, giving the protein MMMGTDVCSSRMLSLPRYESGDEELTVLPRHTKVVVTGNNRTKSVLVGLQGVVKKAVGLGGWHWLVLKNGVEVKLQRNALSVLEAPTGNEDDDEIDGSNNSFCGSFDMGDKDMNYSSIEYQKPTKPRVRHTRPWSSCTTTSSSRANNLHSTSKLRARVNLTKLGTPTLWRYWKHFNLGGEKCVQVSMNPTPSEEQLFHGVQQHFQSQQLDELQVILGFIQTAKRLKTLYKNNS; this is encoded by the exons ATGATGATGGGGACCGATGTGTGTTCTTCGCGGATGCTGTCGCTGCCCCGTTACGAGAGCGGCGACGAGGAGCTCACCGTGCTGCCCAGGCACACCAAGGTTGTCGTCACCGGTAACAACCGAACAAAGTCCGTGCTGGTCGGCCTGCAGGGTGTGGTCAAGAAGGCTGTTGGCCTTGGAGGATGGCACTGGCTG GTTCTCAAGAATGGTGTGGAGGTGAAGTTGCAGAGGAATGCCCTCAGTGTCTTGGAAGCTCCGACTGGCAACGAGGACGATGATGAGATCGACGGCAGTAACAACTCGTTCTGCGGCAGCTTTGACATGGGAGACAAAGACATGAACTACT CAAGCATCGAGTACCAGAAGCCAACAAAGCCAAGGGTCCGGCACACAAGGCCATGGTCTTCCTGCACGACGACGTCCAGCAGCCGGGCCAACAACCTTCACTCGACTTCGAAGCTGCGAGCG aGAGTGAACCTGACAAAGCTTGGAACACCCACACTATGGAGATACTGGAAGCACTTCAACCTT GGTGGTGAAAAATGTGTGCAGGTGAGCATGAACCCGACTCCATCAGAGGAGCAGCTGTTCCATGGGGTCCAGCAGCATTTCCAGTCCCAG CAATTGGATGAGTTGCAGGTGATCTTGGGGTTCATCCAGACGGCGAAGAGGCTCAAGACCCTGTACAAGAACAACTCCTAG